The Papaver somniferum cultivar HN1 chromosome 3, ASM357369v1, whole genome shotgun sequence genome includes a region encoding these proteins:
- the LOC113356869 gene encoding 40S ribosomal protein S16 — MAAATESVQCFGRKKTAVAVTHCKKGRGLIKINGAPIELVEPEILRYKAFEPVLLLGRQKFAGVDMRIRVRGGGHTSQIYAIRQSIAKALVAYYQKYVDEQQKKEIKDILVRYDRTLLVADPRRCEPKKFGGRGARARFQKSYR, encoded by the coding sequence ATGGCAGCCGCAACTGAATCAGTTCAATGTTTCGGGCGTAAGAAAACAGCAGTGGCTGTTACTCACTGCAAGAAAGGAAGAGGTTTAATCAAGATCAATGGAGCTCCAATCGAACTTGTTGAACCAGAAATCCTTCGTTACAAGGCTTTTGAACCAGTCCTTCTTCTTGGTCGACAGAAGTTTGCTGGTGTTGATATGAGGATTAGGGTTCGTGGTGGTGGTCACACTTCACAGATCTATGCTATTCGTCAATCCATTGCTAAAGCTCTAGTCGCATACTACCAGAAATACGTTGATGAACAACAAAAGAAAGAGATCAAAGATATTCTTGTTAGGTACGATCGTACTCTTCTAGTTGCTGATCCTAGACGATGTGAACCTAAGAAGTTTGGAGGTCGTGGTGCCCGTGCTCGTTTCCAGAAGTCTTACCGTTAA
- the LOC113356870 gene encoding PI-PLC X domain-containing protein At5g67130-like, with protein MFGSNNFMGQRRKCLVLLFLFMLQTLFFSNSLSACLNGSCQLAEPCSMASDCGSGLFCGNCPPTGNTQPICIRGQVVQPTSIMKGLPFNKYSWLVTHNSFSIVNAPLLLGVQRVTFYNQEDTVTNQLMNGVRGLMLDMYDFEDDIWLCHSLRGQCFNFTAFEPALNTLKEVEAFLSKNPTEIVTIIIEDYVHTPNGLTKVFTAAGLQKYLFPVSKMPKNGEDWPTVTDMVADNHRLLVFTSIASKEADEGIAYQWRYMVENDSGDPGIVQGTCPHRPESEQLNSRKASLFFQNYFPTYPVEDEACKEHSVGLYEMVGACYKASAGMMPNFLGVNFYMRSNGGGAFDVVDRMNGQSLCGCSTITACQAGEHVGSCKNTTSANKSPSATANGHGSFDGYVQLSGSSSPAHFMNIIIFNLIYFSIVVTLL; from the exons ATGTTCGGCTCCAACAACTTCATGGGTCAGAGAAGAAAATGCCTAGTGCTTCTCTTTCTTTTCATGCTTCAAACCCTCTTCTTCTCCAACAGTTTATCTGCTTGTCTAAATGGAAGTTGCCAG CTTGCAGAGCCATGTTCCATGGCATCTGATTGTGGGTCTGGTTTATTCTGTGGCAACTGCCCTCCTACTGGGAATACTCAACCTATTTGCATCAGAGGTCAAGTAGTCCAGCCCACATCAATT ATGAAAGGATTACCCTTTAACAAGTACTCATGGTTGGTGACCCATAATTCATTTTCTATTGTCAATGCACCATTACTCCTTGGTGTGCAAAGAGTGACATTTTACAACCAAGAAGATACTGTTACCAATCAGTTAATG AATGGTGTGAGGGGATTGATGTTGGACATGTATGACTTTGAAGATGATATATGGCTGTGTCATTCTTTGCGTGGCCAGTGCTTCAACTTCACAGCTTTC GAACCTGCTCTTAATACTTTGAAGGAAGTGGAAGCATTCTTGAGTAAGAACCCGACAGAGATTGTGACTATTATTATTGAGGACTACGTTCATACTCCTAACGGGTTGACAAAGGTGTTCACGGCAGCTGGGTTACAGAAGTATTTGTTTCCAGTTTCAAAAATGCCAAAAAATGGTGAAGATTGGCCTACTGTGACTGACATGGTTGCCGATAATCACCGTCTTCTGGTTTTCACCTCTATTGCTTCAAAGGAGGCTGACGAGGGAATTGCCTATCAGTGGAGATACATGGTGGAAAACGACT CTGGAGATCCTGGAATCGTGCAAGGCACATGTCCACACAGACCGGAATCAGAGCAGCTGAATTCACGAAAGGCATCTCTGTTTTTTCAGAACTACTTTCCTACCTATCCAGTCGAAGAcgaagcatgtaaagaacattcAGTTGGTCTTTATGAGATGGTTGGTGCCTGTTACAAAGCATCAGCTGGAATGATGCCGAACTTTCTTGGAGTGAACTTTTACATG AGGAGTAATGGAGGAGGTGCTTTTGATGTTGTGGACAGAATGAACGGGCAGAGCTTATGTGGCTGTAGTACTATCACTGCCTGCCAG GCTGGAGAACATGTAGGTTCTTGCAAGAACACCACCTCAGCTAATAAAAGCCCTTCAGCTACAGCTAACGGGCATGGCAGCTTTGACGGATATGTTCAATTATCAGGATCGTCTTCGCCTGCCCATTTCATGAATATCATCATTTTCAACTTGATTTATTTTTCCATAGTGGTGACTTTGTTGTAA
- the LOC113361499 gene encoding OTU domain-containing protein 3-like: MAKSKKHNFQKPKAGKQPQAKKHGKTYNIAEFSPYLDPLGLKIVQVTADGNCFFRVIADQLEGNEKEHNKYRLMVVKYMKDHRPEFEPFMEDNIPFDKHCDSMEKEGTWAGNVELQVCSLVTRCNICIHKLMSPRWYIRNFEDHGTRVIHLSYHSEEHYNSVRSKEDPGSGPARPVVIKADADLSAMSNKGKAAAATLKGFSGKNVDKRSIQMVMSEGGCESFERAQEILQQVCGDVDAAIEFFIAEQISGSDLVEGVDLPSKSDAPDGDCGASVVPQKNTSESGQTENKNDEKLTHGSNSSQQSVKNLPAGGSKKKHKDYSVKLKSPTASVTNHKSGARMSKKERKHAKKGGPMKVAPSSGSDGGLRPDVGALCI, encoded by the exons ATGGCAAAGTCAAAGAAGCATAATTTTCAAAAACCTAAAGCCGGAAAACAGCCTCAG GCTAAAAAGCATGGAAAGACATACAATATAGCAGAATTCAGTCCTTATCTTGATCCGCTGGGCTTAAAAATTGTTCAAGTCACTGCAGATGGTAACTGTTTTTTTAG AGTAATTGCTGATCAGTTGGAAGGTAATGAAAAGGAGCACAATAAGTATCGCCTCATGGTGGTTAAGTATATGAAG GATCACCGGCCGGAGTTTGAACCTTTTATGGAGGATAATATCCCGTTTGATAAACACTGTGATTCAATGGAAAAAGAAGGTACATGGGCAGGCAATGTGGAATTACAAGTATGTTCTCTTGTTACACGATGTAACATTTGCATCCATAAG TTGATGTCACCACGCTGGTACATAAGAAACTTTGAGGACCATGGAACTCGTGTTATCCACTT GTCATATCACAGCGAGGAGCATTACAATAGTGTGCGGTCAAAGGAAGATCCAGGCAGTGGACCAGCTAGACCAGTAGTGATTAAG GCAGATGCTGATCTTTCAGCTATGTCAAATAAAGGTAAAGCTGCTGCAGCCACACTCAAAGGGTTTTCTGGTAAGAATGTTGATAAAAGATCGATTCAAATGGTTATGTCTGAAGGTGGATGTGAAAGCTTCGAAAGAGCTCAAGAG ATTCTACAACAAGTATGTGGTGATGTTGACGCTGCAATAGAGTTTTTTATAGCAGAGCAAATATCGGGTAGTGATTTAGTTGAAGGGGTTGATCTTCCATCCAAAAGTGATGCACCAG ATGGTGACTGTGGAGCTTCAGTGGTACCTCAAAAGAACACCTCCGAATCTGGACAAACTGAAAATAAGAATGATGAAAAGCTAACTCATGGCAGTAACAGCTCTCAACAAAGTGTTAAG AATTTACCAGCTGGCGGTTCAAAAAAGAAGCACAAGGATTATTCAGTCAAATTGAAATCTCCCACCGCATCTGTAAC AAATCATAAATCTGGTGCTCGTATGAGTAAAAAGGAAAGGAAACATGCCAAGAAAGGTGGACCAATGAAAGTTGCCCCGTCCAGTGGATCTGATGGCGGACTTCGACCTGACGTTGGGGCACTTTGTATCTGA